In the Streptomyces sp. cg36 genome, one interval contains:
- a CDS encoding ATP/GTP-binding protein: MDFASSSGGAARSTTSAKIVVAGGFGVGKTTFVGAVSEINPLRTEAVMTSASAGIDDLTHTGDKTTTTVAMDFGRITLDQDLILYLFGTPGQDRFWFMWDDLVRGAIGAVVLVDTRRLADCFPAVDYFENSGLPFVIALNGFDGHQPYTPDEVREALQIGPDTPIITTDARHRADAKSALITLVEHALMARLR, encoded by the coding sequence GTGGACTTCGCAAGCTCTAGCGGCGGTGCTGCCCGCTCCACCACTTCCGCGAAGATCGTGGTGGCGGGCGGCTTCGGCGTGGGCAAGACCACGTTCGTCGGCGCGGTCTCGGAGATCAACCCCCTGCGTACCGAGGCCGTGATGACGTCCGCGTCCGCGGGCATCGACGACCTCACGCACACGGGCGACAAGACGACCACCACGGTCGCGATGGACTTCGGCCGCATCACGCTCGACCAGGACCTGATCCTCTACCTGTTCGGCACGCCCGGCCAGGACCGGTTCTGGTTCATGTGGGACGACCTGGTCCGCGGCGCCATCGGCGCGGTCGTCCTGGTGGACACCCGCCGCCTGGCGGACTGCTTCCCGGCCGTGGACTACTTCGAGAACAGCGGCCTGCCGTTCGTGATCGCCCTGAACGGCTTCGACGGCCACCAGCCGTACACCCCGGACGAGGTCCGCGAGGCCCTGCAGATCGGCCCGGACACCCCGATCATCACCACCGACGCCCGCCACCGCGCGGACGCGAAGAGCGCGCTGATCACGCTGGTCGAGCACGCGCTGATGGCACGGCTGCGGTAG
- a CDS encoding acyl-CoA carboxylase subunit epsilon, translated as MNTPTSSPSVLRVEKGEAAPEELAAITAVLLARAAAQSAPAPSRGRDTAGWRRLERTPGFRAPHSWQG; from the coding sequence GTGAACACCCCGACTTCTTCCCCCTCCGTCCTGCGCGTCGAGAAGGGCGAGGCGGCGCCGGAGGAGCTGGCGGCCATCACGGCCGTCCTGCTCGCCCGTGCCGCCGCCCAGTCCGCCCCCGCCCCCTCCCGGGGCCGCGACACGGCCGGCTGGCGCCGTCTGGAGCGCACGCCCGGCTTCCGCGCCCCGCACTCCTGGCAGGGCTAG
- a CDS encoding acyl-CoA carboxylase subunit beta: MTVVDVTPGEPSDARGRVAELLALREQARRGPSERATEAQHAKGKLTARERIELLLDPGSFKEVEQLRRHRATGFGLEAKKPYTDGVITGWGTVEGRTVFVYAHDFRIFGGALGEAHATKIHKIMDMAIAAGAPLVSLNDGAGARIQEGVSALAGYGGIFQRNTRASGVIPQISVMLGPCAGGAAYSPALTDFVFMVRETSQMFITGPDVVRAVTGEEITQNGLGGADVHAETSGVAHFAYDDEETCLAEVRYLLSMLPSNNRENPPSHPSEDPADRRGDVLLDLVPADGNRPYDMHKVIEELVDDGDYLEVHERWARNIICALARLDGQVVGIVANQPQTLAGVLDIEASEKAARFVQMCDAFNIPIVTLLDVPGFLPGVDQEHGGIIRHGAKLLYAYCNATVPRISLILRKAYGGAYIVMDSQSIGADLTYAWPTNEIAVMGAEGAANVIFRKQIAEAEDPEAMRVRMVKEYKAELMHPYYAAERGLVDDVIDPAETREVLIASLAMLRTKHADLPSRKHGNPPQ; encoded by the coding sequence ATGACCGTTGTGGACGTAACCCCGGGTGAGCCGAGTGACGCGCGTGGCCGCGTGGCCGAGCTGCTGGCCCTGCGCGAGCAGGCCCGGCGCGGGCCCAGCGAGCGCGCGACCGAGGCGCAGCACGCCAAGGGCAAGCTGACCGCGCGCGAGCGGATCGAGCTGCTCCTCGACCCGGGCTCGTTCAAGGAGGTCGAGCAGTTGCGCAGGCACCGGGCGACCGGTTTCGGCCTGGAGGCGAAGAAGCCGTACACGGACGGTGTGATCACCGGCTGGGGCACGGTCGAGGGCCGTACGGTCTTCGTGTACGCGCACGACTTCCGGATCTTCGGCGGCGCGCTGGGCGAGGCCCACGCCACGAAGATCCACAAGATCATGGACATGGCCATCGCGGCCGGTGCCCCGCTGGTGTCGCTGAACGACGGCGCGGGTGCCCGTATCCAGGAGGGCGTCAGCGCGCTCGCGGGGTACGGCGGCATCTTCCAGCGCAACACCAGGGCGTCGGGTGTCATCCCGCAGATCTCGGTGATGCTCGGCCCGTGCGCCGGTGGCGCGGCGTACTCGCCGGCGCTGACCGACTTCGTCTTCATGGTCCGCGAGACCTCGCAGATGTTCATCACCGGCCCGGACGTGGTCCGTGCGGTGACCGGCGAGGAGATCACGCAGAACGGGCTGGGCGGCGCCGATGTGCACGCCGAGACCTCGGGCGTGGCCCACTTCGCGTACGACGACGAGGAGACCTGCCTCGCCGAGGTCCGCTACCTGCTGTCGATGCTCCCGTCCAACAACCGGGAGAACCCGCCCTCGCACCCCAGCGAGGACCCGGCCGACCGGCGCGGGGACGTCCTGCTGGACCTGGTGCCCGCCGACGGCAACCGGCCGTACGACATGCACAAGGTCATCGAGGAGCTCGTCGACGACGGCGACTACCTGGAGGTCCACGAGCGCTGGGCGCGCAACATCATCTGCGCGCTGGCCCGGCTCGACGGCCAGGTCGTCGGCATCGTGGCCAACCAGCCGCAGACGCTCGCGGGCGTCCTGGACATCGAGGCGTCGGAAAAGGCTGCCCGATTCGTCCAGATGTGCGATGCTTTTAACATCCCGATCGTCACCCTTCTGGACGTACCCGGCTTCCTCCCCGGCGTCGACCAGGAGCACGGTGGGATCATCCGGCACGGTGCCAAGCTGCTGTACGCGTACTGCAACGCCACCGTGCCCCGGATCTCGCTGATCCTGCGCAAGGCGTACGGCGGGGCCTACATCGTCATGGACTCCCAGTCCATCGGTGCCGACCTCACCTATGCCTGGCCGACCAACGAGATCGCGGTGATGGGCGCCGAAGGCGCCGCCAACGTCATCTTCCGCAAGCAGATCGCGGAGGCCGAGGACCCCGAGGCGATGCGCGTGCGCATGGTCAAGGAGTACAAGGCCGAGCTGATGCACCCGTACTACGCGGCCGAGCGCGGCCTGGTCGACGACGTCATCGACCCCGCCGAGACCCGCGAGGTGCTGATCGCCTCCCTCGCGATGCTGCGCACCAAGCACGCCGACCTGCCGTCGCGCAAGCACGGCAACCCGCCTCAGTAA
- a CDS encoding polysaccharide lyase 8 family protein, with product MALGGTASAGDDEYAVLRDRWRELTLGAGFDPAAEPYASRLRETGDLARAFRASMAPAAGSLWPDSPFDPPAGITQSYSRLWTMTQALLQPGTGLTGDPGLSADVVRGLDHLSATVYNPATTRYGNWWEWQIGSPRLLMDLVNALHDQLGEDRVQAACAAVDHFVPDSALTVYAGTSTGANRVDLCRSVAVRGAVGRAPAKLALARDALSPVFPYVTAGDGLYADGSFVQHTSVAYSGTYGQVLLDGLGRLFTLLAGTSWAVTDPGRQTVLDSVERAYAPLIHNGLVMDSVNGRATSRGYLLADDQHVMRSDHFHGEGLIAAIAVLAGGAPEAERTRWQAMIKGWLERDPSHPLLSAPQFGVADLARLRAVADAPVAPAPEPVGHTLFAAMDRAVHRRPGWTANIAMASERISYYECGNGENPRGWHTGAGMLYWWAGPGHNDQYTDWFWPTVDPYRLPGTTVSTKRLADRAGGEWGAARPAVSWVGGVHDGEFAAVGQDIRGLGSTLRARKSWFCTAGTVICLGAGITATDGVPVETVVDNRNLGAATTDAFTLDARPRPRWAHLAGHGGWVFPGGATGLRTVREARTGAWSDINTTSSTERRTRAYRTLWLDHGVDPADASYSYQLMPGAPAATVAARAADAGWLSVLANTSARQAVEVPSLGLLCANFWQAGTAGPLTVSAPGAVLVRSDGPRATLRISEPPRTGRPFEVLWRRPVRRVVSADPSVEVLATGAALRLRITPGTACASHRCDVALI from the coding sequence CTGGCCCTGGGCGGCACGGCGTCGGCCGGGGACGACGAGTACGCGGTCCTGCGCGACCGCTGGCGCGAGCTGACGCTGGGCGCCGGATTCGACCCGGCCGCCGAGCCGTACGCCTCCCGCCTCCGGGAGACCGGTGACCTCGCGCGCGCCTTCCGGGCGTCCATGGCCCCCGCCGCCGGATCGCTCTGGCCGGACAGCCCGTTCGACCCCCCGGCCGGCATCACCCAGAGCTACTCCCGGCTGTGGACCATGACCCAGGCCCTGCTCCAGCCCGGCACCGGCCTGACCGGCGACCCCGGCCTCTCCGCCGACGTCGTCAGAGGTCTGGACCACCTCTCGGCCACGGTCTACAACCCCGCCACCACCCGCTACGGCAACTGGTGGGAGTGGCAGATCGGCAGCCCCCGGCTCCTGATGGACCTCGTCAACGCGCTCCACGACCAGCTCGGCGAGGACCGGGTCCAGGCGGCCTGCGCGGCCGTCGACCACTTCGTCCCCGACTCCGCCCTCACCGTCTACGCGGGCACCTCCACCGGCGCCAACCGCGTCGACCTGTGCCGCTCGGTCGCCGTGCGCGGAGCCGTCGGCCGCGCCCCCGCCAAGCTCGCGCTCGCCCGCGACGCCCTCTCCCCGGTCTTCCCGTACGTCACCGCCGGGGACGGCCTCTACGCCGACGGATCGTTCGTGCAGCACACCTCCGTCGCCTACTCCGGTACGTACGGACAGGTCCTGCTCGACGGGCTCGGGCGGCTGTTCACGCTGCTCGCCGGGACCAGCTGGGCCGTCACCGACCCGGGCCGGCAGACCGTCCTCGACAGCGTGGAGCGCGCCTACGCGCCGCTCATCCACAACGGGCTGGTCATGGACAGCGTCAACGGGCGCGCCACAAGCCGGGGTTACCTGCTCGCCGACGACCAGCACGTGATGCGCAGCGACCACTTCCACGGCGAGGGGCTCATCGCCGCGATCGCGGTCCTCGCGGGCGGGGCGCCCGAGGCCGAGCGGACCCGCTGGCAGGCGATGATCAAGGGCTGGCTGGAGCGCGACCCCAGCCATCCGCTGCTCTCCGCCCCGCAGTTCGGGGTCGCCGACCTGGCCCGGCTGCGGGCGGTCGCCGACGCGCCGGTGGCGCCCGCGCCCGAGCCGGTGGGGCACACGCTCTTCGCCGCCATGGACCGGGCCGTCCACCGCCGCCCCGGCTGGACCGCCAACATCGCCATGGCCTCGGAGCGGATCTCGTACTACGAGTGCGGCAACGGCGAGAACCCGCGCGGCTGGCACACCGGCGCCGGAATGCTGTACTGGTGGGCCGGGCCGGGCCACAACGACCAGTACACCGACTGGTTCTGGCCGACCGTGGACCCCTACCGGCTGCCCGGCACGACCGTCTCCACCAAGCGCCTCGCCGACCGCGCGGGCGGCGAGTGGGGCGCGGCCCGGCCGGCCGTGAGCTGGGTGGGCGGGGTGCACGACGGCGAGTTCGCGGCCGTGGGCCAGGACATCCGGGGCCTCGGCTCGACCCTGCGGGCCCGCAAGTCCTGGTTCTGCACGGCCGGGACGGTCATCTGCCTGGGGGCCGGGATCACCGCCACCGACGGCGTCCCCGTCGAGACGGTCGTCGACAACCGCAACCTGGGCGCGGCCACCACCGACGCCTTCACCCTCGACGCCCGCCCCCGGCCGCGCTGGGCGCACCTGGCCGGGCACGGCGGCTGGGTCTTCCCCGGCGGCGCCACCGGTCTGCGCACCGTGCGCGAGGCCAGGACCGGGGCGTGGAGCGACATCAACACCACCAGCTCCACCGAGCGCCGCACCCGCGCCTACCGCACGCTCTGGCTGGACCACGGCGTCGACCCGGCCGACGCCTCCTACAGTTACCAGCTGATGCCCGGCGCCCCGGCCGCCACCGTCGCGGCCCGCGCCGCCGACGCCGGCTGGCTGTCGGTCCTCGCCAACACCAGTGCGCGCCAGGCCGTCGAGGTGCCCTCGCTGGGCCTGCTGTGCGCCAACTTCTGGCAGGCCGGCACGGCGGGTCCGCTGACGGTCTCGGCGCCGGGGGCCGTCCTCGTACGGAGCGACGGGCCGCGCGCCACGCTGCGGATCAGCGAGCCGCCGCGCACCGGACGGCCCTTCGAGGTCCTCTGGCGGCGGCCGGTGCGCCGGGTGGTCAGCGCCGATCCCTCGGTGGAGGTGCTCGCCACGGGCGCCGCCCTGCGGCTGCGGATCACGCCCGGCACGGCGTGCGCCAGCCACCGGTGTGACGTGGCTCTCATCTGA
- a CDS encoding M64 family metallopeptidase, with protein MRPALRPSWRRTIAATGLTAAVAATLISGPAHAAPAPDAPAPRPRVQVEIPGPQSGTAAGSGHTLVPAAGRPGAKPPARLSGRAAAADGEVSEMVDNGPVADRLDVVIVGDGYTADQLAQFHADAKEKWGEVTGVEPYTTYQNLFNVWTVDAVSAQSGVSGDPAKGDVKNTALGSYFWCDDIERLLCVDQDKVDAYVAKAPQADLVIVLANSAKYGGAGYNERSQKLGYEGISTASAGNAKSGQVAIHETGHSLGKLADEYFYPGTPGYEHYEGPEATESNISVLSAAQMAAQRTKWYRWLGETSPDGGTVGAYEGGGYYVTGLNRPTDNSIMRVLGKPFSLPGREAMIAGFYRHASIATAAVPTARTLGKHDRARVTVPRFTGAGAQQPRVRWFLDGRELKRFEGRTWVGVAQAVISPWDHRAHRLSVTVDDPTPAVRDPQIRATLSDTVNWTVRA; from the coding sequence ATGCGTCCAGCCCTGCGTCCGTCATGGCGCAGAACCATAGCGGCGACCGGCCTCACCGCCGCCGTCGCGGCCACGCTCATATCCGGTCCCGCCCACGCGGCCCCGGCCCCGGACGCCCCGGCGCCCCGGCCGCGCGTCCAGGTCGAGATACCCGGGCCCCAGAGCGGCACCGCCGCGGGCTCCGGCCACACCCTCGTCCCGGCCGCCGGGCGGCCCGGCGCCAAGCCCCCGGCCCGCCTGAGCGGGCGGGCCGCGGCGGCCGACGGCGAGGTGAGCGAGATGGTCGACAACGGCCCGGTCGCCGACCGCCTCGACGTCGTCATCGTCGGCGACGGCTACACCGCCGACCAGCTCGCGCAGTTCCACGCGGACGCCAAGGAGAAGTGGGGCGAGGTGACCGGCGTCGAGCCGTACACCACGTACCAGAACCTCTTCAACGTCTGGACCGTGGACGCCGTTTCGGCCCAGTCCGGCGTCTCGGGCGACCCCGCCAAGGGCGACGTCAAGAACACCGCGCTCGGCTCCTACTTCTGGTGCGACGACATCGAGCGGCTGCTCTGCGTCGACCAGGACAAGGTCGACGCGTACGTGGCGAAGGCCCCGCAGGCCGACCTGGTGATCGTGCTCGCCAACAGCGCCAAGTACGGCGGCGCCGGATACAACGAGCGCAGCCAGAAGCTCGGTTACGAGGGCATCTCCACCGCCTCGGCGGGCAACGCCAAGTCCGGCCAGGTCGCCATCCACGAGACCGGCCACTCCCTGGGCAAGCTCGCCGACGAGTACTTCTACCCGGGCACGCCCGGCTACGAGCACTACGAGGGCCCCGAGGCCACCGAGTCCAACATCTCGGTGCTGAGCGCCGCGCAGATGGCCGCGCAGCGCACCAAGTGGTACCGCTGGCTGGGGGAGACCTCCCCCGACGGCGGCACCGTCGGCGCCTACGAGGGCGGCGGCTACTACGTCACCGGCCTCAACCGCCCGACCGACAACTCGATCATGCGCGTCCTCGGCAAGCCCTTCAGCCTGCCCGGCCGCGAGGCCATGATCGCCGGGTTCTACCGGCACGCCTCCATCGCCACCGCCGCCGTGCCCACCGCCCGCACCCTGGGCAAGCACGACCGGGCGCGGGTCACCGTGCCCCGGTTCACCGGCGCCGGGGCCCAGCAGCCGCGCGTCCGCTGGTTCCTGGACGGCCGGGAGCTCAAGCGGTTCGAGGGGCGGACCTGGGTCGGGGTCGCGCAGGCGGTGATCTCCCCGTGGGACCACAGGGCGCACCGGCTGTCGGTCACGGTCGACGACCCGACCCCGGCGGTGCGGGATCCGCAGATCAGGGCCACCCTGAGCGACACCGTGAACTGGACGGTCCGCGCCTGA
- a CDS encoding helix-turn-helix domain-containing protein, whose protein sequence is MDEPSVIGRRVQRLRTERGLTQRQLAEPAYTPAYVSTLESGKVRPSEAALRHLAERLGTSYEELTTGRPAHLATELRLGLTDAQRLLATGEADEAAVHYRRLLTEAELHDLPDERAEALQGLGECAVEGGELADAIRHFEASERLLAGEPLPRRARAVRGRAIAHVLAGELRYACYLLESAIDELTTGGLGDPESLVLLYSAVIGPYLDMGAQARAAHAAELALALAPQVSDPALVAGMHRQVARTFLAEGRTADADASLAKAQAVYRQLRLRTDLAHCHWMRGYVYAQGGELAEAERELRTARDMLAAKRAALFTCQVEVELADVLRRLGRRAEAAGLLAPLVDQAPELGDRHGAVHAGGAHRLLGLIHEEGGDLEAAEEHYVTALGLLERSGASGDLADLCRLLGDLLRRTGRTEAAMDAYRTGLGHRSAPGTTTLGPAPAPPRH, encoded by the coding sequence ATGGACGAACCTTCCGTGATCGGCCGCCGGGTGCAGCGACTGCGCACCGAACGTGGTCTGACCCAGCGTCAGCTGGCCGAGCCCGCCTACACCCCGGCCTATGTGTCGACGCTGGAGTCGGGCAAGGTCAGACCGTCCGAGGCGGCTCTGCGCCACCTCGCCGAACGGCTCGGCACCAGCTACGAGGAGCTGACCACCGGGCGCCCCGCGCACCTCGCCACCGAGCTGCGCCTGGGCCTCACCGACGCCCAGCGGCTGCTCGCCACCGGCGAGGCGGACGAGGCGGCCGTGCACTACCGCCGCCTCCTCACCGAGGCCGAGCTGCACGACCTGCCCGACGAGCGGGCCGAGGCGCTCCAGGGCCTGGGCGAGTGCGCCGTGGAGGGCGGTGAACTGGCCGACGCCATACGGCACTTCGAGGCGTCCGAGCGCCTGCTCGCGGGCGAGCCGCTGCCGCGCCGGGCCCGGGCGGTCCGGGGCCGGGCCATCGCCCACGTCCTGGCGGGCGAACTGCGGTACGCCTGCTATCTGCTGGAGTCCGCCATCGACGAGCTGACCACCGGCGGGCTCGGCGACCCGGAGTCGCTGGTGCTGCTCTACTCGGCGGTCATCGGCCCGTATCTGGACATGGGCGCCCAGGCCCGCGCCGCGCACGCCGCCGAGCTGGCGCTGGCGCTCGCCCCGCAGGTCTCCGACCCGGCCCTGGTCGCCGGGATGCACCGGCAGGTGGCCCGCACCTTCCTCGCCGAGGGCCGCACGGCCGACGCCGACGCCTCGCTCGCCAAGGCCCAGGCCGTCTACCGCCAGCTGCGGCTGCGCACGGACCTGGCGCACTGCCACTGGATGCGCGGCTATGTGTACGCGCAGGGCGGGGAGCTGGCCGAGGCCGAGCGGGAGCTGCGCACCGCCCGGGACATGCTCGCGGCCAAGCGCGCGGCGCTGTTCACCTGCCAGGTGGAGGTCGAGCTGGCCGATGTGCTGCGCCGGCTGGGGCGGCGCGCCGAGGCGGCCGGGCTGCTCGCGCCCCTGGTGGACCAGGCGCCCGAGCTGGGCGACCGGCACGGCGCGGTGCACGCGGGCGGGGCGCACCGGCTGCTGGGGCTGATCCACGAGGAGGGCGGCGACCTGGAGGCGGCCGAGGAGCACTATGTGACCGCGCTCGGCCTGCTGGAGCGCAGCGGGGCCAGCGGCGACCTGGCGGACCTGTGCCGCCTGCTGGGCGATCTGCTGCGCCGCACCGGCCGCACCGAGGCGGCGATGGACGCCTACCGCACGGGCCTGGGCCACCGCTCGGCCCCGGGGACCACCACCCTGGGCCCGGCGCCCGCGCCGCCCCGGCATTGA
- a CDS encoding YceI family protein translates to MGIFGRKSSTATAVATTEVDPALAALTGTYTIDPAHSSIGFTVRHAMVTNVRGSFTDHEGTLTLDGSDPAASAAVIDVKIESVDTGIGDRDAHLRGEDFFDAAKFPLMSFRSTGAEQLGGDKYRIVGDLTIKDVTKPLAIDLEFNGSATDPYGNQRVGFEGSADILRSDWGLTWNAALETGGVVVSDKVKLTFDISAIKSA, encoded by the coding sequence ATGGGCATCTTCGGCCGCAAGAGCAGCACCGCCACCGCCGTCGCCACCACCGAGGTGGACCCCGCCCTCGCGGCGCTGACCGGCACGTACACCATCGACCCGGCCCACAGCAGCATCGGCTTCACCGTGCGGCACGCCATGGTCACCAACGTCCGCGGCTCCTTCACCGACCACGAGGGCACCCTGACCCTGGACGGCTCCGACCCGGCCGCCTCCGCCGCCGTGATCGACGTGAAGATCGAGTCCGTCGACACCGGCATCGGCGACCGCGACGCCCACCTGCGCGGCGAGGACTTCTTCGACGCGGCGAAGTTCCCGCTGATGTCCTTCCGCTCCACCGGCGCGGAGCAGCTCGGCGGCGACAAGTACCGGATCGTCGGCGACCTGACCATCAAGGACGTCACCAAGCCGCTCGCCATCGACCTGGAGTTCAACGGCTCGGCCACCGACCCCTACGGCAACCAGCGCGTGGGCTTCGAGGGCAGCGCCGACATCCTGCGCTCCGACTGGGGCCTGACCTGGAACGCGGCCCTGGAGACCGGTGGCGTCGTGGTCAGCGACAAGGTCAAGCTGACCTTCGACATCTCCGCCATCAAGTCCGCGTGA
- the cimA gene encoding citramalate synthase, producing MTTNEAPEESPRADDAFHVFDTTLRDGAQREGINLTVADKLTIARHLDDFGVGFIEGGWPGANPRDTEFFARAQHEIRFRNAQLVAFGATRRPGGRAAEDPQVKALLASGAPVITLVAKSHDRHVELALRTTLDENLEMVRDTVSYLCGQGRRVFVDCEHFFDGYRANPEYAKSVVRAAADSGADVVILCDTNGGMLPAQIQAVVATVLADTGARLGIHAQDDTGCAVANTLAAVDAGATHVQCTANGYGERVGNANLFPVVAALELKYGKKVLPEGSLAEMTRISHAIAEVVNLTPATHQPYVGVSAFAHKAGLHASAIKVDPDLYQHIDPGLVGNRIRMLVSDMAGRASIELKGKELGVDLGGDRELVGRVVARVKERELQGYTYEAADASFELLLRAEAEGRARKYFRIESWRAIVEDRPDGTHANEATVKLWAKGERIVATAEGNGPVNALDRALRVGLERIYPQLAKLELVDYKVRILEGRHGTDSTTRVLITTTDGTGDWATVGVATNIIGASWGALEDAYTYGLLRAGVEPTE from the coding sequence ATGACGACCAACGAGGCACCCGAAGAGAGCCCACGGGCCGACGACGCGTTCCACGTCTTCGACACCACGCTGCGCGACGGCGCCCAGCGCGAGGGCATCAACCTCACTGTCGCGGACAAGCTGACGATCGCACGGCACCTCGACGACTTCGGCGTGGGTTTCATCGAGGGCGGCTGGCCGGGTGCCAACCCCCGCGACACCGAGTTCTTCGCCCGCGCCCAGCACGAGATCCGGTTCCGCAACGCCCAGCTGGTCGCGTTCGGCGCCACCCGCCGCCCCGGTGGCAGAGCCGCCGAGGACCCGCAGGTCAAGGCGCTGCTCGCGTCCGGCGCCCCGGTGATCACCCTGGTCGCCAAGTCCCACGACCGCCATGTGGAACTGGCGCTGCGCACCACCCTGGACGAGAACCTGGAGATGGTCCGGGACACGGTCTCGTACCTGTGCGGCCAGGGCCGCCGGGTCTTCGTGGACTGCGAGCACTTCTTCGACGGCTACCGGGCCAACCCCGAGTACGCCAAGTCGGTGGTGCGGGCCGCAGCCGACTCCGGCGCCGACGTCGTGATCCTCTGCGACACCAACGGCGGCATGCTGCCCGCCCAGATCCAGGCCGTGGTCGCCACCGTCCTCGCCGACACCGGCGCGCGCCTGGGCATCCACGCCCAGGACGACACCGGCTGCGCCGTCGCCAACACGCTGGCCGCCGTGGACGCGGGCGCCACCCACGTCCAGTGCACCGCCAACGGCTACGGCGAGCGCGTCGGCAACGCCAACCTCTTCCCGGTGGTGGCCGCGCTGGAGCTGAAGTACGGCAAGAAGGTGCTGCCCGAGGGCTCGCTCGCCGAGATGACCCGCATCTCGCACGCCATCGCCGAGGTCGTGAACCTCACCCCCGCCACGCACCAGCCGTACGTCGGCGTCTCCGCGTTCGCGCACAAGGCCGGGCTGCACGCCTCCGCGATCAAGGTCGACCCGGACCTGTACCAGCACATCGACCCGGGCCTGGTCGGCAACCGCATCCGGATGCTGGTCTCCGACATGGCCGGGCGCGCCTCCATCGAGCTCAAGGGCAAGGAGCTCGGCGTCGACCTGGGCGGCGACCGCGAGCTGGTCGGCCGGGTGGTCGCCCGGGTCAAGGAGCGCGAGCTCCAGGGCTACACCTACGAGGCCGCCGACGCCTCCTTCGAGCTGCTGCTGCGCGCCGAGGCCGAGGGCCGCGCCCGCAAGTACTTCCGGATCGAGTCCTGGCGGGCCATCGTCGAGGACCGCCCCGACGGCACCCACGCCAACGAGGCCACCGTGAAGCTGTGGGCCAAGGGCGAGCGGATCGTGGCGACGGCGGAGGGCAACGGCCCGGTCAACGCCCTGGACCGCGCCCTGCGGGTGGGCCTGGAGCGCATCTACCCCCAGCTCGCCAAGCTGGAGCTGGTCGACTACAAGGTCCGCATCCTGGAGGGCCGCCACGGCACCGACTCCACCACCCGGGTCCTGATCACCACCACCGACGGCACCGGCGACTGGGCCACCGTGGGCGTCGCCACCAACATCATCGGCGCCTCCTGGGGCGCGCTGGAGGACGCGTACACCTACGGCCTGCTGCGGGCCGGGGTGGAGCCCACCGAGTAG